From the genome of Vicia villosa cultivar HV-30 ecotype Madison, WI linkage group LG2, Vvil1.0, whole genome shotgun sequence, one region includes:
- the LOC131647812 gene encoding uncharacterized protein LOC131647812, whose protein sequence is MGVGRALKSRKLTPCFVALYRILEKVDEVAYRIALPPSLANLHDVFHVSQLRRYIPDPSRVVQVDDIEDLEVKQFRGKEIALMKVVWGGPSGESMTWEREDQLKESYPVLFPSAWIYEVFNCMKFCRFMR, encoded by the exons ATGGGTGTTGGTAGAGCTTTGAAATCTAGAAAGCTCACACCGTGTTTTGTTGCTCTGTACCGGATTCTTGAGAAGGTGGATGAAGTGGCCTATCGGATTGCTTTGCCACCGTCACTTGCTAACCTTCATGATGTGTTTcacgtgtctcagttgaggagatacattccAGATCCTTCTCGTGTggtccaagtggatgat ATAGAGGATCTGGAGGTGAAGCAGTTTCGTGGTAAAGAAATAGCCTTAATGAAGGTAGTGTGGGGAGGACCATCTGGTGAGAGCATGACTTGGGAACGTGAGGATCAACTGAAGGAGTCTTATCCAGTTTTGTTTCCGTCAG CATGGATATACGAAGTGTTTAATTGTATGAAGTTTTGCCGGTTCATGCGATGA